From Drosophila suzukii chromosome 2R, CBGP_Dsuzu_IsoJpt1.0, whole genome shotgun sequence, a single genomic window includes:
- the Prp8 gene encoding pre-mRNA-processing-splicing factor 8 isoform X2, producing MYHTPNVVYIKTEDPDLPAFYFDPLINPISHRNANSKIQEPLPDDDEDFTLPDDVQPFLVDTPLYTDNTANGIALLWAPRPFNMRSGRSRRAIDVPLVKCWYKEHCPPGHPVKVRVSYQKLLKYYVLNALKHRKPKPQKKRYLFRSFKATKFFQTTTLDWVEAGLQVCRQGYNMLNLLIHRKNLNYLHLDYNFNLKPVKTLTTKERKKSRFGNAFHLCREILRLTKLIIDSHVQYRLNNVDAFQLADGLQYIFAHVGQLTGMYRYKYKLMRQIRMCKDLKHLIYYRFNTGPVGKGPGCGFWAPGWRVWLFFMRGITPLLERWLGNLLSRQFEGRHSKGVAKTVTKQRVESHFDLELRASVMHDIVDMMPEGIKQNKARTILQHLSEAWRCWKANIPWKVPGLPIPIENMILRYVKMKADWWTNTAHYNRERIRRGATVDKTVCKKNLGRLTRLYLKAEQERQHNYLKDGPYISPEEAVAIYTTTVHWLESRRFAPIPFPPLSYKHDTKLLILALERLKEAYSVKSRLNQSQREELGLIEQAYDNPHEALSRIKRHLLTQRAFKEVGIEFMDLYSHLIPVYEVEPLEKITDAYLDQYLWYEADKRRLFPPWIKPSDTEPPPLLAYKWCQGINNLQDVWDVGEGECNVLLESRFEKLYEKIDLTLLNRLLRLIVDHNIADYMTAKNNVVINYKDMNHTNSYGIIRGLQFSSFITQYYGLVLDLLVLGLHRSSEMAGPPQMPNDFLTFQDAVTETAHPIRLYCRYVDRIHLFFRFSAEEARDLIQRYLTEHPDPNNENIVGYNNKKCWPRDARMRLMKHDVNLGRAVFWDIKNRLPRSVTTIGWESTFVSVYSKDNPNLLFNMSGFECRILPKCRTQNEEFTHRDGVWNLQNEITKERTAQCFLRVDDESLGRFHNRVRQILMASGSTTFTKIVNKWNTALIGLMTYFREAVVNTQELLDLLVKCENKIQTRIKIGLNSKMPSRFPPVVFYTPKELGGLGMLSMGHVLIPQSDLRWSKQTDVGITHFRSGMSHDEDQLIPNLYRYIQPWESEFIDSQRVWAEYALKRQEANAQNRRLTLEDLEDSWDRGIPRINTLFQKDRHTLAYDKGWRIRTEFKQYQVLKQNPFWWTHQRHDGKLWNLNNYRTDMIQALGGVEGILEHTLFKGTYFPTWEGLFWEKASGFEESMKYKKLTNAQRSGLNQIPNRRFTLWWSPTINRANVYVGFQVQLDLTGIFMHGKIPTLKISLIQIFRAHLWQKIHESIVMDLCQVFDQELDALEIETVQKETIHPRKSYKMNSSCADILLFPAYKWNVSRPSLLADTKDTMDNTTTQKYWLDIQLRWGDYDSHDVERYARAKFLDYTTDNMSIYPSPTGVLIAIDLAYNLHSAYGNWFPGCKTLIQQAMAKIMKANPALYVLRERIRKALQLYSSEPTEPYLSSQNYGELFSNQIIWFVDDTNVYRVTIHKTFEGNLTTKPINGAIFIFNPRTGQLFLKIIHTSVWAGQKRLGQLAKWKTAEEVAALIRSLPVEEQPKQIIVTRKGMLDPLEVHLLDFPNIVIKGSELQLPFQACLKVEKFGDLILKATEPQMVLFNLYDDWLKTISSYTAFSRLILILRALHVNTERTKIILKPDKTTITEAHHIWPTLTDEEWIKVEVQLKDLILADYGKKNNVNVASLTQSEIRDIILGMEISAPSAQRQQIAEIEKQTKEQNQLTATTTRTTNKHGDEIITSTTSNYETQTFSSKTEWRVRAISATNLHLRTNHIYVSSDDIKETGYTYILPKNILKKFVTISDLRAQIAGYLYGVSPPDNPQVKEIRCIVMPPQWGTHQTINLPNTLPTHQYLKDMEPLGWIHTQPNELPQLSPQDITTHAKIMQENSNWDGEKTIVITCSFTPGSCSLTAYKLTPSGFEWGSKNTDKGNNPKGYLPSHYERVQMLLSNKFLGFFMVPAQSSWNYNFMGVRHDPNMKYELQLANPKEFYHELHRTSHFLLFSNLEDGGDGAGADREDVYA from the exons AT GTATCACACTCCCAACGTGGTCTACATCAAGACCGAAGATCCCGATTTGCCGGCATTTTACTTTGATCCGCTCATCAACCCCATATCCCATCGCAATGCTAACTCTAAAATTCAGGAGCCACTGcctgatgatgatgaggatTTCACACTTCCGGACGATGTGCAGCCGTTCCTGGTGGACACTCCCCTCTATACTGACAATACTGCGAACGGTATTGCCTTGTTGTGGGCCCCGCGCCCGTTTAACATGCGCTCTGGCCGCTCCCGCCGTGCCATCGATGTGCCGCTAGTCAAGTGCTGGTACAAGGAGCATTGTCCTCCTGGCCATCCGGTCAAGGTGCGCGTTAGCTACCAAAAACTACTCAAATACTATGTGCTCAATGCGCTGAAGCACCGCAAGCCAAAGCCCCAGAAGAAACG CTACCTCTTCCGTTCGTTCAAGGCTACAAAATTCTTCCAGACTACCACCCTGGATTGGGTGGAGGCTGGTTTGCAGGTTTGCCGTCAGGGATACAACATGCTGAACCTCTTGATTCACAGAAAGAACCTTAACTACTTGCATTTGGATTACAATTTCAACTTGAAGCCTGTCAAGACTCTAACCACCAAAGAGCGTAAAAAGTCACGTTTCGGAAATG CCTTCCATTTGTGTCGTGAGATCCTGCGTCTGACCAAGCTTATTATTGACTCGCATGTTCAGTATCGGCTGAACAATGTGGACGCCTTTCAGTTGGCCGACGGACTGCAGTACATATTCGCCCACGTTGGCCAGCTGACTGGCATGTATCGCTACAAATACAAGCTGATGAGGCAGATTCGAATGTGTAAGGATCTGAAGCATTTGATCTACTACCGCTTCAACACAGGACCAGTGGGCAAGGGACCCGGATGTGGCTTTTGGGCGCCCGGTTGGCGAGTTTGGCTGTTCTTTATGCGCGGCATCACACCGTTGCTGGAACGCTGGCTGGGCAACCTGCTGTCGCGTCAATTCGAGGGACGACACTCCAAGGGTGTGGCTAAGACGGTGACCAAACAGCGCGTCGAATCCCACTTCGATCTGGAATTGCGTGCCTCCGTAATGCACGACATTGTGGACATGATGCCCGAAGGTATCAAGCAGAACAAGGCGCGTACCATTTTGCAGCATCTGTCGGAGGCTTGGCGTTGCTGGAAGGCAAACATTCCCTGGAAAGTACCCGGCCTGCCCATTCCCATTGAGAATATGATCCTGCGTTACGTTAAGATGAAGGCCGATTGGTGGACGAACACGGCTCACTACAATCGAGAGCGTATCCGACGTGGAGCCACTGTGGACAAGACCGTGTGCAAGAAGAATCTTGGCCGGTTGACACGTCTTTACTTGAAGGCGGAGCAGGAAAGGCAGCACAACTACTTAAAGGATGGTCCGTACATATCACCGGAGGAGGCAGTGGCCATATACACCACCACTGTCCATTGGCTGGAGTCGCGGCGCTTTGCGCCCATTCCCTTCCCTCCGCTCTCGTACAAGCACGACACAAAGCTCCTGATCTTGGCCCTCGAGCGGTTGAAGGAGGCGTACAGCGTCAAGTCTAGGTTAAATCAAAGTCAGCGTGAGGAGCTGGGTCTCATTGAACAGGCCTACGACAATCCTCACGAGGCCTTGTCCCGCATCAAGCGTCACTTGCTCACGCAGCGAGCTTTCAAGGAG GTGGGCATTGAGTTCATGGACTTGTACAGTCATCTGATACCTGTGTATGAAGTGGAACCCCTGGAGAAGATTACAGATGCATATCTGGATCAGTATCTGTGGTACGAGGCAGACAAGCGACGTCTGTTCCCGCCATGGATCAAACCCAGCGATACGGAGCCGCCACCATTGTTGGCCTACAAGTGGTGTCAGG GCATTAACAACCTGCAGGATGTTTGGGATGTGGGTGAGGGCGAGTGCAATGTGCTGCTAGAGTCTCGATTCGAAAAGCTGTACGAGAAGATTGACTTGACGCTACTTAATCGTTTGCTCCGCCTGATTGTCGATCACAATATCGCTGATTACATGACCGCCAAGAACAACGTGGTTATCAACTACAAGGACATgaaccacaccaacagttacGGCATCATTCGCGGCCTGCAGTTCTCATCGTTCATCACGCAGTACTACGGTCTGGTGTTGGATCTTTTGGTTCTGGGTCTCCACCGATCCAGCGAGATGGCTGGTCCGCCACAGATGCCCAACGATTTCCTGACGTTCCAGGACGCAGTCACAGAAACGGCTCATCCGATTCGACTGTATTGTCGCTACGTCGATCGCATTCACCTGTTTTTCAGGTTCTCGGCGGAGGAGGCGCGAGATCTCATCCAGCGCTACCTTACCGAGCATCCGGATCCTAACAACGAAAATATTGTGGGCTATAACAACAAGAAGTGCTGGCCACGCGATGCTCGCATGCGTTTGATGAAGCACGATGTCAATCT cgGTCGCGCTGTCTTCTGGGACATTAAAAACCGTCTGCCACGCTCTGTTACCACTATTGGTTGGGAGAGCACCTTCGTCTCCGTGTACTCCAAAGACAATCCCAATCTGCTGTTCAACATGAGTGGATTTGAATGTCGCATTTTGCCAAAG TGTCGCACACAGAATGAAGAGTTTACCCATCGTGATGGCGTGTGGAACCTACAGAACGAAATTACAAAGGAGCGCACGGCTCAGTGCTTCCTGCGGGTTGACGATGAGTCGCTGGGGCGCTTCCACAATCGTGTGCGACAGATTCTGATGGCATCCGGCTCCACTACATTCACAAAG ATTGTGAATAAATGGAATACGGCGCTTATAGGTCTGATGACTTATTTCCGCGAGGCTGTGGTCAATACCCAGGAACTGCTAGATTTACTGGTCAAATGCGAGAATAAAATCCAGACTCGTATCAAGATTGGTCTCAACTCCAAAATGCCCTCCCGTTTCCCGCCAGTTGTGTTCTACACACCGAAGGAACTGGGCGGTCTGGGAATGTTGAGCATGGGTCACGTTTTGATTCCGCAATCCGATCTGCGTTGGTCCAAGCAAACGGATGTGGGCATAACCCATTTCCGCTCCG GTATGTCCCACGATGAGGATCAGCTTATTCCCAATTTATATCGGTACATTCAGCCGTGGGAGAGTGAGTTCATCGACTCGCAGCGCGTGTGGGCCGAGTATGCGCTGAAGCGTCAGGAGGCGAATGCCCAGAACCGTAGGCTCACTCTGGAAGATCTGGAAGACAGCTGGGATCGTGGTATTCCCCGTATCAATACACTCTTCCAAAAGGATCGTCACACACTGGCCTATGACAAGGGCTGGCGCATACGAACCGAGTTCAAGCAGTACCAGGTACTGAAGCAGAATCCCTTTTGGTGGACTCACCAACGTCACGACGGCAAGCTGTGGAACTTGAACAACTACCGAACGGACATGATCCAGGCCCTTGGCGGTGTGGAGGGCATTCTGGAGCACACATTGTTCAAGGGCACCTACTTCCCCACTTGGGAAGGTCTTTTCTGGGAGAAGGCCTCCGGCTTTGAGGAGTCGATGAAGTACAAGAAGCTGACCAATGCTCAGCGATCCGGTCTTAACCAGATTCCGAATCGTCGCTTCACACTGTGGTGGTCGCCGACCATCAATCGTGCGAATGTGTACGTCGGTTTCCAGGTGCAGCTCGATCTGACGGGTATCTTCATGCATGGAAAGATTCCCACGCTGAAGATCTCGCTGATTCAGATATTCCGAGCCCATTTGTGGCAGAAGATCCACGAGTCGATTGTGATGGATCTGTGTCAGGTGTTCGATCAGGAACTGGATGCTTTGGAAATCGAGACGGTGCAAAAGGAGACGATCCATCCGCGTAAGTCCTACAAGATGAACTCTTCTTGTGCGGACATCCTGCTTTTCCCCGCCTATAAATGGAATGTGTCGCGGCCCTCACTGCTGGCCGATACCAAGGACACCATGGACAACACCACCACGCAGAAGTACTGGCTGGATATCCAGTTGCGTTGGGGCGATTACGATTCCCACGACGTGGAGCGCTATGCGAGGGCCAAGTTCCTCGACTACACCACGGACAACATGTCCATCTATCCGTCGCCCACGGGCGTGTTGATAGCCATCGATTTGGCCTACAATCTGCACTCTGCCTACGGTAACTGGTTCCCGGGCTGCAAGACCCTCATCCAGCAGGCCATGGCCAAAATCATGAAGGCGAATCCCGCGCTTTATGTGCTGCGTGAGCGTATCCGCAAGGCCCTGCAGCTTTACTCCTCGGAGCCAACGGAGCCGTACCTCAGTTCGCAGAACTACGGAGAGCTGTTCTCCAACCAAATCATCTGGTTTGTGGACGACACCAACGTGTACCGCGTCACAATCCATAAAACATTCGAGGGAAATCTGACAACGAAGCCAATTAACGGAGCCATCTTCATCTTTAATCCGCGAACGGGTCAGCTCTTCCTGAAGATCATTCACACCTCTGTGTGGGCAGGTCAGAAGCGTCTGGGTCAGCTGGCCAAGTGGAAGACTGCTGAAGAAGTGGCCGCTCTAATTCGATCGCTGCCTGTGGAGGAGCAGCCCAAACAAATCATTGTGACGCGCAAGGGCATGTTGGATCCATTGGAGGTGCACTTGCTCGACTTCCCCAACATTGTGATCAAAGGCTCTGAGTTGCAACTGCCCTTCCAGGCTTGCCTTAAAGTGGAGAAGTTTGGTGACCTGATTCTAAAGGCTACCGAGCCTCAGATGGTGCTCTTCAATCTGTACGACGATTGGTTGAAGACTATTTCGTCGTACACGGCCTTCAGTCGACTTATCCTCATTCTTCGTGCTCTCCACGTCAATACGGAAAGGACAAAGATCATCCTGAAACCGGATAAGACCACAATCACAGAGGCGCATCATATTTGGCCCACTCTGACGGATGAGGAATGGATCAAGGTTGAGGTTCAGCTTAAGGACCTTATTCTAGCCGATTATGGCAAGAAGAACAACGTGAATGTGGCCTCCCTGACGCAATCCGAGATTCGTGACATCATCCTTGGTATGGAGATCAGCGCTCCGTCGGCGCAGCGCCAACAGATCGCCGAAATCGAGAAGCAGACCAAGGAGCAGAATCAACTGACTGCCACCACTACGCGTACCACAAACAAGCACGGTGACGAGATTATTACCTCTACCACATCCAATTATGAGACGCAGACGTTCAGTTCAAAGACAGAGTGGCGAGTCAGAGCGATTTCCGCCACCAATCTGCACCTGCGAACGAACCACATTTATGTGAGCTCTGACGACATCAAGGAAACTGGCTACACCTACATCCTGCCCAAGAACATACTCAAGAAGTTCGTTACTATCTCGGATTTGAGGGCTCAGATTGCGGGCTACTTGTATGGCGTGAGTCCACCGGACAACCCACAAGTGAAGGAGATCCGGTGCATCGTAATGCCGCCGCAGTGGGGAACGCACCAAACGATCAACCTGCCCAACACCCTACCCACGCATCAGTATCTCAAAGACATGGAGCCGCTAGGCTGGATCCACACGCAGCCCAACGAGTTGCCGCAATTGTCGCCGCAGGACATCACGACGCATGCGAAGATCATGCAGGAAAACTCGAACTGGGATGGCGAGAAGACGATCGTGATCACGTGCTCCTTCACGCCCGGATCCTGCTCGCTTACGGCCTACAAACTGACGCCCTCAGGTTTTGAGTGGGGCTCAAAGAACACGGACAAGGGCAACAATCCCAAGGGCTATCTGCCGTCGCACTATGAACGCGTTCAGATGCTTCTGTCAAACAAGTTCCTCGGCTTCTTCATGGTGCCGGCGCAGAGCAGCTGGAACTACAACTTCATGGGCGTGCGCCACGATCCCAACATGAAGTACGAACTGCAGCTGGCCAACCCGAAGGAGTTCTACCACGAGCTTCACCGCACCTCGCACTTCCTGCTCTTCTCGAATCTCGAGGACGGAGGGGATGGCGCCGGCGCGGATCGGGAGGATGTGTACGCGTAG